One region of Tamandua tetradactyla isolate mTamTet1 chromosome 6, mTamTet1.pri, whole genome shotgun sequence genomic DNA includes:
- the RAB5C gene encoding ras-related protein Rab-5C → MAGRGGAARPNGPAAGNKICQFKLVLLGESAVGKSSLVLRFVKGQFHEYQESTIGAAFLTQTVCLDDTTVKFEIWDTAGQERYHSLAPMYYRGAQAAIVVYDITNTDTFARAKNWVKELQRQASPNIVIALAGNKADLASKRAVEFQEAQAYADDNSLLFMETSAKTAMNVNEIFMAIAKKLPKNEPQNTAGAPGRNRGVDLQENNPASRSQCCSN, encoded by the exons ATGGCGGGTCGGGGAGGTGCAGCACGACCCAACGGACCAGCTGCTGGGAACAAGATCTGCCAGTTTAAGCTGGTCCTGCTGGGGGAGTCTGCAGTAGGCAAATCCAGCCTTGTCCTTCGCTTCGTCAAGGGGCAATTCCACGAATACCAGGAGAGCACAATTGGAG CGGCCTTCCTCACACAGACTGTCTGCTTAGATGACACAACAGTCAAGTTTGAAATCTGGGACACAGCTGGACAGGAGCGGTATCACAGCCTGGCCCCCATGTACTATCGGGGGGCCCAGGCTGCCATCGTGGTCTATGACATCACCAACACA GATACATTTGCACGGGCCAAGAATTGGGTGAAGGAGTTACAGAGGCAGGCCAGCCCCAACATCGTCATTGCGCTCGCGGGTAACAAGGCAGACCTGGCCAGCAAGAGAGCCGTGGAATTCCAG GAAGCACAAGCCTATGCAGATGACAACAGTTTGCTGTTCATGGAGACATCAGCAAAGACCGCAATGAATGTGAATGAAATTTTCATGGCAATAG CTAAGAAGCTCCCCAAGAACGAGCCCCAGAATACAGCTGGTGCTCCAGGCCGGAACCGAGGTGTGGACCTCCAAGAGAACAACCCAGCCAGCCGGAGCCAGTGCTGCAGCAACTGA
- the HSPB9 gene encoding heat shock protein beta-9 → MQRGGSSQSNENQVASRRPSVALAEQNQGVTLPVRLLRDASAAAQDDHAEDGFQLKVDAHGFAPEELVVRVDGRSLTVTGHQQLEGNGPDGAGYRMARKVHRELRLPSAVDPASMSCCLTPSGRLCFRGQGPSLPSSEAQTGSSPRLRDQGSKKDTNLV, encoded by the coding sequence ATGCAGCGGGGCGGGAGCAGCCAGTCCAACGAGAACCAGGTGGCGTCCCGGCGCCCCAGCGTGGCCCTCGCTGAACAAAATCAGGGGGTCACGCTGCCGGTGCGGCTGCTCAGGGACGCCTCGGCAGCTGCGCAAGATGACCATGCAGAGGACGGCTTCCAGCTGAAGGTGGACGCCCACGGCTTCGCCCCTGAAGAACTGGTGGTGAGGGTGGACGGCCGATCCCTGACAGTGACTGGACATCAACAACTGGAGGGCAACGGCCCGGACGGGGCGGGCTACCGAATGGCGCGGAAGGTGCACCGGGAACTGCGTCTGCCGTCTGCCGTGGATCCAGCCTCCATGAGCTGCTGCCTGACACCCTCCGGCCGGCTGTGTTTCCGAGGCCAGGGCCCTTCACTGCCTTCTTCTGAAGCCCAAACTGGATCGTCCCCGAGACTCAGGGACCAGGGCTCTAAGAAGGATACTAACCTAGTCTGA